In the Engystomops pustulosus chromosome 2, aEngPut4.maternal, whole genome shotgun sequence genome, one interval contains:
- the CUL4A gene encoding cullin-4A, whose product MEQDTQRKANFSTLVSHTNGLTKTSALATKPSASKKLIIKNFKDKPKLPDNYTQDTWQKLQEAVNAIENSTYIKYNLEELYQAVENLCSYKVSHTLYKQLRQVCEEHMKSQIHQFSEESLDSFLFLKKVNLCWKDHCRQMIMIRSIFLFLDRTYVLQNSMLPSIWDMGLELFRCHVISDKLVQTKTIDGILLLIEKERSGEAVDRSLLRSLLSMLSDLQVYKDSFEGRFLEETNCLYAAEGQRLMQEREIPEYLHHVNRRLEEEVDRVLTYLDLGTHKPLIACVEKQLLGEHLVAILQKGLNNMLDENRVPDLTLMYQLFSRVRGGQSILLQHWGEYIKNFGSSIVVNPEKDKDMVQELLDFKDKVDHIIDVCFQKNEKFVNVMKDSFETYINRRANKPAELIAKYVDSKLRSGNKEATDEELERCLDKIMIIFRFIHGKDVFEAFYKKDLAKRLLVGKSASVDSEKSMLSKLKHECGAAFTSKLEGMFKDMELSKDVMVQFKQYMQNHSDPGNIDLTVNILTMGYWPTYTPMDVHLPTEMVKLQEIFKTFYLGKHSGRRLQWQSTLGHAVLKAEFRQEKKELQVSLFQTLVLLMFNEGDEFSFEEIKLATGVEDSELRRTLQSLACGKARVLNKIPKSKDVEDGDKFTFNGDFKHKLYRIKINQIQMKETVEEQVTTTERVFQDRQYQIDAAIVRIMKMRKTLTHNLLVSELYNQLKFPVKPGDLKKRIESLIDRDYMERDKENSKQYHYLA is encoded by the exons ATGGAACAGGACACTCAAAGAAAGGCAAACTTTTCTACACTAGTTAGCCATACTAATGGACTCACTAAAACTTCTGCACTGGCCACCAAGCCCTCCGCTTCAAAAAAATTGATAATTAAAAATTTTAAAG ATAAACCAAAGCTGCCAGATAATTACACTCAGGACACATGGCAGAAGCTTCAGGAAGCCGTGAACGCCATAGAAAACAGCACCTATATAAAGTACAACTTGGAGGAACTTTATCAG GCTGTGGAAAACCTATGCTCTTATAAAGTTTCTCACACACTTTATAAACAACTCCGCCAAGTATGTGAGGAACACATGAAGTCTCAGATTCACCAGTTCAGCGA AGAATCTCTTGACAGCTTTCTGTTtttaaaaaaggtgaatttgtgtTGGAAAGATCACTGTAGACAAATG ATCATGATTCGAAGCATCTTCTTATTTTTGGACCGAACATATGTCTTGCAAAACTCCATGCTTCCTTCAATTTG GGATATGGGGTTGGAGTTATTCCGTTGTCATGTGATAAGTGATAAATTGGTTCAGACAAAAACAATAGATGGCATTCTCCTTCTGATAGAGAAAGAGCGCTCAGGGGAGGCTGTGGACCGGAGCCTGCTTAGAAGCTTGCTTAGCATGCTGTCTGACTTGCAG GTGTACAAAGATTCTTTTGAAGGAAGGTTTTTGGAGGAAACAAATTGCTTGTATGCAGCCGAAGGGCAAAGGCTAATGCAAGAGAGAGAG ATTCCTGAATATTTACATCATGTAAATAGGCGCTTAGAAGAAGAGGTAGACAGAGTCCTTACATATTTGGATCTCGGGACACA TAAACCTTTGATAGCCTGTGTGGAGAAACAGCTACTAGGAGAACACTTGGTTGCCATCTTGCAAAAAG GTCTAAATAACATGCTGGATGAGAACAGAGTCCCTGACCTGACTCTTATGTATCAGCTCTTCAGTCGAGTCAGAGGTGGTCAGTCAATCCTGCTGCAGCACTGGGGCGAGTACATTaaa AATTTTGGGAGCTCCATAGTTGTGAATCCTGAAAAAGACAAGGACATGGTACAAGAACTGCTGGATTTTAAGGATAAGGTGGACCATATAATTGACGTCTGCTTCCAGAAGAATGAGAAGTTTGTCAATGTTATGAAGGACTCATTTGAAACCTATATAAACAGGAGAGCAAACAAGCCAGCCGAACTGATAG ctAAATATGTTGATTCTAAGCTTCGCTCTGGAAACAAAGAAGCAACAGATGAGGAACTGGAGAGATGCcttgataaaattatgatcatttTTCGATTTATTCATG GCAAAGATGTGTTTGAGGCGTTTTATAAAAAGGACCTTGCAAAAAGACTGTTAGTTGGGAAAAGCGCATCTGTTGATTCAGAGAAATCAATGTTATCTAAACTTAAACATG AGTGCGGTGCAGCGTTTACCAGTAAATTGGAGGGAATGTTTAAAGACATGGAGTTATCCAAAGATGTTATGGTTCAATTCAAGCAG TATATGCAGAATCACAGTGACCCCGGCAACATAGACTTGACGGTCAATATACTGACAATGGGTTACTGGCCAACCTATACCCCAATGGATGTCCACTTACCAACAGAG ATGGTAAAACTTCAGGAAATCTTTAAGACTTTCTATCTTGGTAAACACAGCGGCAGAAGACTTCAGTGGCAGTCAACCCTGGGGCATGCAGTATTAAAAGCAGAGTTTAGACAA GAGAAAAAAGAACTTCAGGTATCTTTGTTCCAAACACTGGTGCTACTCATGTTCAACGAGGGAGACGAATTCAGCTTTGAAGAAATTAAACTGGCTACAGGAGTAG AGGATAGTGAGCTGAGACGCACTCTACAGTCACTCGCTTGTGGAAAGGCAAGGGTGCTAAACAAGATACCAAAGAGCAAAGATGTTGAAGATGGAGACAAGTTTACTTTCAATGGAGACTTTAAGCACAAATTATATCGAATCAAGATCAACCAAATTCAGATGAAGGAAACT GTGGAAGAACAGGTTACCACGACAGAAAGAGTTTTCCAAGATAGACAGTACCAGATTGATGCAGCAATTGTCCGCattatgaaaatgagaaaaacccTGACACACAACCTCCTGGTCTCAGAACTCTATAATCAGCTCAAATTCCctgtaaag CCCGGAGACTTGAAGAAGAGGATTGAATCCTTAATCGATAGAGACTACATGGAAAGGGATAAAGAAAACTCCAAGCAGTACCATTATCTGGCATGA